From the genome of Deltaproteobacteria bacterium, one region includes:
- a CDS encoding tetratricopeptide repeat protein, with translation MKTSLLVLFVCVFLAGCGARSGSGGLSSDMGSREVQLRLDLVESHVKNDQPQRALQELLKVEDQAGHLSRFHFDAGMVYLGLNELEKSREGFARATQIDDDFGEAWNNLGKVLEALGKIQEAEAAYTKSISILTYLTPEFPAYNLGAMYLGQGRAKDAEAAARKALAKNWRYLPGYKLLGEALIAQNRVDEAETVLRDGMEADLESTYLTLALAELHMRTGKQHEARELFERIVTLNPKSNDAKVAQDYLGILQ, from the coding sequence ATGAAAACATCCCTCCTGGTGCTTTTCGTTTGTGTATTTCTGGCCGGATGCGGAGCGCGCTCCGGTTCCGGCGGCTTGTCCTCGGACATGGGCAGCCGCGAGGTCCAGCTGCGCCTGGATCTGGTCGAATCCCATGTCAAAAACGACCAGCCCCAACGGGCCTTGCAAGAGCTGCTCAAGGTCGAGGACCAGGCCGGCCACCTGTCCCGGTTTCATTTCGACGCGGGCATGGTCTACCTTGGTCTGAACGAATTGGAAAAATCACGGGAGGGCTTTGCCCGGGCCACGCAAATCGACGACGACTTCGGCGAGGCCTGGAACAACCTGGGCAAGGTCCTGGAGGCCTTGGGCAAGATCCAGGAGGCCGAGGCCGCCTACACCAAGTCCATCTCCATTCTGACCTATCTCACTCCGGAATTTCCAGCCTACAACCTTGGCGCCATGTACCTTGGCCAGGGGCGGGCCAAGGATGCCGAGGCCGCCGCGCGCAAGGCCCTGGCCAAAAACTGGCGCTATCTTCCGGGCTACAAGCTCCTCGGCGAGGCATTGATCGCCCAAAACCGCGTCGATGAAGCCGAAACCGTGCTCCGGGATGGCATGGAAGCGGACCTGGAAAGCACCTACCTGACACTGGCCCTGGCCGAACTCCACATGCGCACCGGCAAACAGCACGAGGCCCGGGAACTGTTCGAACGCATCGTCACCCTGAACCCAAAATCCAATGATGCCAAAGTGGCCCAGGATTACCTGGGCATCCTCCAATGA